A region of Paenibacillus sp. 37 DNA encodes the following proteins:
- a CDS encoding cupin domain-containing protein, whose translation MIINHASIDAHIVNETSSRKILGMGGTLMMVEVTFAKGGIGEVHSHDAHEQVSYIVKGSFEVQVGEETRILKAGDSFYAGFNVPHGVKALEDSVILDVFTPFRQDFLEASQ comes from the coding sequence ATGATTATTAATCATGCGTCTATCGATGCACATATCGTGAACGAAACGAGTTCCCGCAAGATCTTGGGTATGGGCGGTACATTAATGATGGTGGAGGTTACTTTTGCTAAAGGTGGTATTGGAGAAGTTCACTCCCATGATGCGCACGAGCAGGTCAGTTATATCGTCAAAGGCAGCTTTGAGGTTCAGGTCGGTGAAGAAACTCGCATCTTAAAAGCAGGAGACAGCTTTTATGCCGGCTTTAACGTCCCGCATGGGGTCAAGGCACTGGAGGACTCCGTCATTCTGGATGTATTTACCCCGTTCCGTCAGGATTTCCTTGAGGCATCCCAATGA
- a CDS encoding carbohydrate ABC transporter permease — translation MKPSKIHAYMFIFPSLFLTVVFGIYPLLWALRYMFYDYQGIGTPVFIGLDNFGRILRDGQFWDSVGNTGVYALGKLVVTIPLSLTLAIILNRKWRGRSLFRAIYYLPTIFSASVMAIVFFIIFNSYNGILNQLLLKYHVISESISWLGAEHAMLTTIIIAIWGAVGNYMLLFIAGLQSIPEELYEAASLDGASEFQKLRNVTIPLLGPVLQMIIMLAITTALKGYESIMVLTEGGPYGKTEVMYLYLFKLLFPVSADTQSLQQLGYGSAVGFTTALIVGAVTLIYFRISKKLNDVY, via the coding sequence GTGAAACCATCCAAAATACATGCCTATATGTTCATCTTTCCAAGTCTTTTTTTAACTGTTGTATTCGGGATCTATCCGCTGTTATGGGCGCTGCGTTACATGTTCTATGATTATCAAGGCATCGGGACACCTGTCTTCATCGGGCTTGATAATTTTGGACGAATTTTGCGTGACGGCCAATTCTGGGATTCTGTAGGCAACACGGGTGTGTATGCCCTGGGCAAACTCGTCGTTACAATTCCACTATCGTTAACTCTGGCGATTATTCTGAATCGTAAATGGAGAGGGCGATCCCTCTTTAGGGCGATCTATTATCTTCCCACTATTTTTAGCGCTTCGGTCATGGCGATTGTATTTTTTATTATTTTCAACTCTTATAACGGAATATTGAACCAATTGCTGCTTAAGTATCATGTGATCTCCGAATCCATTAGCTGGCTGGGGGCTGAACATGCCATGTTAACAACCATCATCATCGCCATCTGGGGGGCTGTGGGCAACTATATGTTGTTGTTCATTGCGGGTCTTCAGAGCATTCCTGAAGAGTTATATGAGGCGGCATCGCTGGATGGAGCGAGTGAGTTTCAGAAACTGCGGAATGTAACGATTCCGTTGCTGGGTCCTGTCTTGCAGATGATCATCATGCTGGCAATTACCACGGCGCTGAAAGGTTACGAGAGTATTATGGTGCTGACGGAAGGGGGACCGTATGGCAAAACAGAGGTGATGTATCTGTATTTGTTCAAACTGTTGTTTCCCGTGTCGGCTGACACACAATCACTCCAGCAGCTCGGATATGGCAGTGCAGTCGGTTTCACAACGGCTCTCATCGTAGGGGCTGTGACGCTCATTTATTTCCGGATATCCAAAAAGCTCAATGATGTCTATTAA
- a CDS encoding helix-turn-helix domain-containing protein, which translates to MGQLTMCVMDDIQAVVRGISSTIPWEDHQVRIVGTANNGERGWSLLLEQQPDIVISDIRMPKLSGLELMKRALDAGLRAKFIFISGYSDFQYAQEAIKLGASDYLLKPFTPEEILGAVLKVRQVIKEEQAQCKQLEQLEQKVESSSQYERHSYLLGLLRHEIGGFLNESRWNELHIDLDSSNLLVMVIEVDGYTRYGYTMHLDAEIVPFAVQNIMGETINRYTKGVVLRENRYRLAAIFNTPSHIDVSELLEQCRQNVERFSKKTVSLGVGTIARRPQEVWTSYAHADQAISYRFYSEGNCILKYAELENQACVAPVYPLEKEKELFYALKCGNESTCHRIIDEILEEWQVSEGFPEPLTMIRLLSGLAFAIYRAFCDEITAEERLRLEADLTVLEAMRSLTFEGWRGYIKHFSSMGCEIMDKKRLTDVKQAISKAQEYISLNLAENLTLHACAQSVHLSPSYFANAFKKETGITPIQYITKMRMEKAKELLVAGVQVQEICQRLGYEDRPYFSGLFKKYCGMTPTCFRQMYEN; encoded by the coding sequence ATGGGCCAATTGACGATGTGTGTTATGGATGATATCCAGGCAGTTGTAAGGGGCATATCTTCAACTATTCCGTGGGAAGATCATCAGGTTCGGATTGTAGGCACGGCGAATAATGGAGAGCGCGGTTGGTCCTTGTTGCTGGAGCAGCAACCCGACATCGTGATTAGTGATATCCGGATGCCCAAGTTGAGCGGGCTGGAGCTAATGAAGCGGGCATTGGATGCCGGACTGCGAGCCAAATTTATTTTCATCAGTGGTTATTCGGATTTCCAATATGCACAGGAGGCCATCAAGCTGGGTGCATCCGACTATTTGCTCAAACCGTTTACCCCTGAAGAAATACTCGGTGCGGTGTTGAAGGTAAGACAGGTGATTAAGGAAGAACAGGCACAGTGCAAACAGTTGGAACAGTTGGAGCAGAAGGTGGAGAGCAGCAGCCAGTACGAGCGTCACAGCTATCTACTGGGTTTGTTGCGTCATGAAATCGGGGGATTCCTGAATGAAAGTCGCTGGAACGAGCTGCATATTGATCTCGATTCATCCAATCTTCTCGTCATGGTCATCGAGGTGGATGGATATACGCGATATGGTTACACGATGCATCTGGATGCCGAAATCGTTCCTTTTGCGGTCCAAAATATTATGGGAGAAACCATAAACCGCTATACCAAGGGCGTTGTTTTACGGGAAAACCGATACCGGCTCGCAGCCATATTTAACACACCAAGCCACATAGATGTCTCCGAGCTACTGGAGCAATGCCGCCAAAATGTGGAGCGATTCAGCAAAAAAACAGTCTCGCTTGGTGTTGGTACAATTGCCCGCAGACCACAGGAAGTCTGGACGTCCTACGCACATGCAGATCAGGCGATATCCTATCGTTTTTACAGTGAAGGAAATTGCATCCTCAAGTACGCTGAACTGGAGAATCAGGCCTGTGTGGCTCCGGTGTATCCTTTGGAGAAGGAGAAAGAGCTTTTTTACGCACTCAAATGTGGTAATGAGAGTACCTGTCACCGCATCATTGATGAAATTCTCGAAGAATGGCAGGTTTCCGAAGGTTTTCCCGAGCCGCTCACGATGATTCGTTTGCTGTCTGGATTGGCTTTTGCCATCTACCGTGCCTTTTGTGATGAGATTACAGCAGAGGAACGCTTGCGTCTGGAGGCCGACCTGACAGTGCTTGAGGCGATGCGTTCCTTGACGTTTGAGGGCTGGAGGGGATATATCAAGCATTTTAGCAGTATGGGTTGTGAGATTATGGACAAAAAACGACTCACCGATGTCAAACAGGCGATTAGCAAAGCGCAGGAATATATCAGTCTGAATCTTGCAGAAAATCTGACGCTGCATGCCTGTGCCCAATCCGTGCATTTAAGTCCAAGTTACTTTGCCAATGCCTTCAAAAAGGAAACCGGCATAACGCCGATTCAATATATTACCAAGATGAGGATGGAAAAAGCAAAAGAGTTGCTGGTTGCAGGTGTACAGGTGCAAGAGATCTGCCAGAGGCTGGGTTATGAGGACAGGCCTTATTTCAGCGGTTTGTTCAAGAAATATTGCGGCATGACGCCAACCTGCTTCCGGCAAATGTATGAGAACTGA
- a CDS encoding HAD family hydrolase: protein MTKEKILLKPEAMIFDMDGTLFQTETLLLPAYQQLFDTLRAEGHFEGETPPEERMLGSLGMLLEDIWKVVMPEASEAAHRRADELLLQLEIEGLDQGSSQLYPGVKETLQALKQQGVRLFVASNGLEDYVKGVAFAHEIMPFFEGVYSAGQYKTPSKINLVQILLEKHRIQDAWMVGDRSSDVEAGKMNGQAVIGCAYAGFGRDEELADSDVLISDFTELLRLYDEAE from the coding sequence ATGACTAAAGAGAAGATATTGCTCAAACCGGAAGCGATGATTTTTGACATGGATGGTACGCTATTCCAGACAGAGACCCTGTTGTTGCCAGCTTACCAGCAACTATTTGATACATTGCGTGCCGAAGGGCATTTTGAAGGAGAAACTCCACCCGAGGAACGCATGCTGGGAAGTTTGGGCATGTTGCTCGAAGATATATGGAAAGTGGTTATGCCTGAGGCGTCGGAAGCGGCACATCGCCGTGCAGACGAACTGTTGCTTCAACTGGAGATTGAGGGGCTTGATCAAGGAAGTTCTCAATTGTATCCGGGTGTGAAGGAAACGCTGCAAGCATTAAAACAACAAGGAGTGCGTCTTTTTGTCGCAAGTAATGGGCTGGAGGACTATGTGAAGGGTGTGGCGTTTGCACACGAGATTATGCCTTTCTTTGAAGGGGTATACAGTGCAGGCCAATACAAGACTCCCTCCAAGATTAATCTGGTGCAGATCCTGCTTGAGAAACATCGTATTCAGGACGCATGGATGGTAGGGGATCGCTCTTCTGATGTGGAAGCGGGTAAAATGAACGGTCAGGCGGTCATCGGCTGTGCCTATGCCGGGTTCGGACGTGATGAGGAGCTTGCAGACTCAGATGTGCTCATCTCTGATTTTACAGAACTGCTGCGTCTGTATGATGAAGCAGAGTAG
- a CDS encoding carbohydrate ABC transporter permease: protein MTQNVLAPSGSPQLIRWTKRTVLWLFLIAIALLSLFPIILVLLGSFKTNQELTGGATIWPKIWQFSNYAQAWKTANFSGFTMNSVFVSISTTVGTLLVASMSAYAVDRVNFKGKKGYTLLMASTLFISIGAVVLRPQFDLMVKLGLNTTLWGVIIILISAHAATYFILIGFFKSIPRELDEAAMIDGCNFFTTYWRIILPLLRPGLAVAGLGVFQSSWNEYILPFVFTMSNPDLQTLPVGLANLRYGIGAAAEVQLMMAGACLSILPLLIVYIFANKSFMQVTLGAVKG from the coding sequence ATGACTCAAAACGTACTTGCTCCCTCAGGGTCTCCCCAACTCATTCGCTGGACCAAGCGAACGGTACTTTGGCTGTTTTTGATCGCAATCGCTCTGCTGTCGCTGTTCCCCATCATACTTGTATTGCTCGGTTCCTTCAAAACAAACCAGGAATTGACCGGAGGAGCCACCATCTGGCCGAAGATTTGGCAGTTCTCCAACTATGCTCAGGCTTGGAAAACCGCCAATTTTTCGGGTTTTACGATGAACAGCGTGTTTGTTAGCATAAGTACAACAGTTGGTACGTTGCTGGTAGCTTCGATGTCAGCCTACGCTGTGGATCGAGTGAATTTCAAAGGGAAAAAGGGGTACACCCTGCTCATGGCATCCACTCTGTTTATTTCCATAGGCGCAGTTGTGCTGCGTCCGCAATTTGACCTCATGGTCAAGCTGGGGCTGAATACCACGTTGTGGGGCGTTATTATTATACTGATCAGCGCTCACGCTGCCACATACTTTATTCTGATTGGATTCTTCAAGAGCATCCCGCGCGAACTGGATGAAGCGGCGATGATTGATGGCTGTAATTTTTTCACCACATACTGGCGAATTATTCTTCCGCTCCTGCGGCCCGGACTCGCCGTTGCAGGTCTGGGTGTATTCCAGAGTTCTTGGAATGAATATATTCTTCCATTTGTGTTCACCATGAGCAATCCGGACTTGCAGACTTTGCCGGTTGGGCTGGCTAATCTGCGATATGGCATCGGAGCTGCGGCTGAGGTCCAACTGATGATGGCCGGAGCCTGTCTGTCCATTTTGCCGCTGCTCATCGTTTATATTTTTGCCAACAAATCATTCATGCAGGTGACCTTGGGAGCTGTGAAAGGATAG
- a CDS encoding sensor histidine kinase: MIFDFYKMSLKKRIQLLYIFLVVLCISVTGICSYLFAARSIEQNALELKQSILNKSVQVMDEHLRHIVVSSFSFMLNETFTQVMKDVGKNNTSHYYQNLSLLQTSFAQLKLVEPLIDTAYLTTPIGDFFSTKDFPNRNNSFDREYGRYVKLQGWNTMWFGSHQSQLFQSRGNVLSLLLKPIVIDNHTYSNVYMVVNMKEEAMRDILTQDLMNNQIQLFLLHKNGNEVIRPRSRNYDFIMEPDFTQQFSRDDAGNFIYRNDQGEDMLVNYSALSMNEDWVMVSVQSKADLLSPLQKIRWLIILIMLFCILLALGLSRLLASALLKPLNKLRRLMVEVESNDLDVRFRSKYEDEVSAVGHRFNRMLDQIQILFEEVRTTEQDKRRFEVKALQAQVDPHFLYNTLNTMFWKSESGEKKDVSEMIVSLSLLFRLGLNDGKDITSVEQEIKHVEQYMQLQQKCYEDLFIYRIEVGDPSCYAVDILKILLQPLVENSILHGFNDKEDLGVILIRIDRQGDTLRLEVADNGCGMDVASIYAEEAPDGGRKGYALSNLHGRLSLHYGDVASIVFHSSTDVGTTVVITIPIT; encoded by the coding sequence ATGATATTCGACTTTTATAAAATGTCCCTGAAAAAAAGAATACAGCTGTTGTACATTTTTCTTGTAGTCTTGTGCATCAGTGTGACCGGGATATGCTCTTATCTCTTTGCTGCACGAAGCATTGAGCAGAATGCACTTGAACTGAAACAAAGCATTCTGAACAAATCAGTGCAGGTTATGGATGAACATCTAAGGCACATTGTTGTATCCTCTTTTTCTTTTATGCTTAATGAAACGTTCACCCAGGTCATGAAGGACGTGGGAAAAAATAACACATCTCATTATTATCAGAATCTCTCGCTGCTGCAAACGTCGTTTGCGCAATTGAAGCTCGTAGAGCCACTGATTGATACCGCTTATCTGACAACACCCATCGGTGATTTTTTCTCGACCAAAGATTTTCCGAATCGCAATAACTCGTTCGACAGGGAATACGGACGCTACGTGAAGCTGCAAGGCTGGAATACGATGTGGTTTGGTTCACATCAGAGTCAGTTATTCCAATCCCGAGGAAATGTGTTATCTCTGTTGCTCAAACCCATTGTGATCGATAATCATACCTATTCCAATGTCTATATGGTCGTCAATATGAAGGAAGAGGCGATGCGAGACATTCTGACGCAGGATCTCATGAATAACCAGATTCAACTGTTTTTGCTGCACAAAAACGGAAATGAAGTCATTCGGCCCAGGTCCCGAAATTACGATTTCATTATGGAGCCTGACTTTACCCAACAGTTTAGCCGTGACGATGCTGGGAATTTCATCTACAGGAACGATCAGGGAGAGGACATGCTTGTTAACTATTCGGCATTGTCGATGAACGAGGATTGGGTCATGGTAAGTGTACAGTCCAAGGCTGACTTGTTGTCTCCTCTACAAAAGATACGCTGGCTGATTATCCTGATTATGTTGTTTTGCATTTTACTCGCACTCGGGTTGTCCAGGCTGCTGGCCTCCGCTCTGCTGAAGCCACTGAACAAATTGCGACGCCTAATGGTTGAGGTGGAGTCCAATGATCTGGATGTACGGTTTCGCAGCAAGTATGAAGATGAAGTCAGCGCCGTAGGGCATCGTTTCAATCGGATGTTGGACCAGATTCAGATTCTGTTTGAAGAAGTACGGACAACGGAGCAAGACAAACGGCGGTTTGAAGTCAAGGCGCTTCAGGCGCAGGTTGATCCTCATTTCCTCTACAATACGCTTAATACGATGTTCTGGAAAAGTGAGAGCGGAGAGAAGAAGGATGTAAGTGAGATGATCGTTTCCTTATCCTTGTTATTCCGTCTAGGTCTGAATGATGGCAAAGACATCACCAGTGTGGAGCAGGAGATCAAACATGTCGAACAATACATGCAGCTTCAGCAAAAATGTTATGAGGATCTGTTCATTTATCGGATTGAGGTGGGTGACCCGTCTTGTTACGCTGTCGATATTTTAAAAATATTGCTCCAGCCCTTGGTCGAGAATTCCATCCTGCATGGATTCAATGACAAAGAAGATTTGGGCGTTATCCTGATCCGCATTGATCGTCAGGGTGACACACTACGGCTGGAGGTGGCTGACAATGGATGTGGTATGGATGTAGCCAGTATCTATGCTGAGGAGGCTCCTGACGGGGGACGCAAAGGTTATGCCCTATCCAATCTCCATGGCAGATTAAGCCTGCACTATGGGGATGTGGCCTCGATTGTATTTCATAGCAGTACAGATGTAGGGACAACAGTTGTTATCACGATTCCGATCACCTGA
- a CDS encoding ABC transporter substrate-binding protein: MVKKWMVTTLSALLALSLAGCSADSGTSANSESGTSGENAGGKTKIIYWTPDRHDADFMKSKIDEFNQTNKDNIEVEMTVMGDNYPQAVDIAFASKQAPDVLQVNDFQTYYQKGYLAPIDGYMSDEMKAVFKDSLIENKNTIDGKIYSLPNTGQVWRLVYNKDIFKMAGIESPPKTLAELVADAKKITEAGKSEGIYGFASPFKSSSGFWRAANTIAGASNNVGIDGYNYKTGQFDFGMYKDIAMALRQMNQDGSMLPGVESLDIDPLRAQFAQGKIGMYINHSGEPGVYKDQFPTKENWAAAPVPTNDGTIKGASQVIGGSYIGINADSANKEAAWKFMAYVYSTDLQSEYYEKGYGISLIPAVLSSDKKPSIPGIEGFLPKRYDAIFPANPSVVTESSLEGTKWGEAFSIFVFTGGDLDAVIKDLDTRYNAALEKTKAAGLTNITADPSFDSSKLQGKLSTED, translated from the coding sequence ATGGTTAAAAAGTGGATGGTGACTACGCTAAGTGCATTACTGGCGCTAAGTTTGGCAGGTTGTTCTGCTGACAGTGGTACTTCGGCAAATAGCGAATCTGGGACGAGCGGGGAGAATGCCGGAGGGAAAACCAAAATCATATATTGGACACCGGACCGCCATGATGCTGATTTTATGAAATCCAAGATCGATGAGTTCAACCAGACGAACAAGGACAACATTGAAGTGGAGATGACCGTGATGGGGGACAACTATCCACAAGCGGTCGATATTGCTTTTGCCAGCAAGCAGGCACCCGATGTGCTGCAAGTTAATGATTTTCAGACGTATTATCAGAAGGGGTATCTCGCCCCGATCGATGGATATATGAGTGATGAGATGAAAGCCGTATTTAAAGACAGCTTGATTGAAAATAAAAACACGATTGATGGAAAAATATATTCCCTCCCCAATACAGGGCAGGTCTGGCGACTTGTGTATAACAAGGATATTTTCAAAATGGCAGGGATCGAGAGCCCGCCAAAAACGTTGGCTGAGTTGGTTGCAGATGCCAAAAAAATTACCGAAGCTGGTAAAAGTGAAGGCATCTATGGCTTTGCCAGCCCGTTCAAGAGCAGCAGCGGCTTCTGGAGAGCAGCCAATACGATTGCAGGTGCAAGCAATAATGTTGGTATCGATGGTTACAACTACAAGACTGGCCAATTTGATTTTGGGATGTACAAGGATATTGCAATGGCACTTCGCCAGATGAATCAGGATGGCAGCATGCTGCCAGGGGTTGAAAGTCTGGACATCGATCCGCTCAGAGCCCAGTTTGCTCAAGGCAAAATCGGAATGTACATTAACCACTCCGGTGAACCAGGGGTATATAAAGATCAGTTTCCTACAAAAGAAAATTGGGCAGCCGCTCCTGTGCCAACAAATGATGGAACAATCAAGGGCGCTTCACAAGTCATCGGGGGCTCCTACATCGGCATCAATGCAGATTCTGCCAACAAGGAAGCGGCATGGAAGTTTATGGCGTATGTGTACAGCACAGATCTTCAGAGTGAATACTACGAAAAAGGATACGGAATCTCACTGATTCCTGCTGTATTAAGCTCTGACAAAAAACCAAGCATTCCGGGCATTGAAGGTTTCCTGCCCAAACGTTATGATGCCATTTTCCCGGCAAATCCAAGTGTGGTGACCGAGAGTTCACTGGAAGGCACCAAATGGGGTGAGGCTTTCTCAATCTTTGTATTCACGGGTGGCGATCTCGATGCTGTGATCAAAGATCTGGATACAAGGTACAATGCGGCTCTGGAGAAAACCAAAGCGGCAGGGTTGACCAACATAACTGCTGATCCTTCGTTTGATTCTTCCAAACTTCAGGGTAAATTGTCCACAGAAGACTAA